Proteins encoded within one genomic window of Nonomuraea gerenzanensis:
- a CDS encoding acyl-CoA synthetase — translation MRNAGLGGWPARRALMTPDHPAFVFGGRSLTYAGVHERTTRLADRLRRAGVAAGDRVAYLGPNHLAFPETLFAAHLLGAVFVPLNFRLAAPEVAYMLADSGATALVYAPECAAAVRALDGTPATVVALADPAPGEHAYEEWLAQGRADGTIDVPVTLDDPALILYTSGTTGRPKGAVLTHGNLVWNCYNMLVGVDLRSDEVTLVSAPLFHVAALNQTLLPTFLKGGRSVIMPSWDVDRCYDLIAEHRVTWMFGVTTMFAALARSPRWAGADLSSVRTLMAGGAPVPPALIRTYQERGLVFCQGYGLTETSPGATFLEPSQSLRKAGSAGVPVFFADVRVVRPDLTDTSPGEPGEVLIKGPNVTPGYWNNPSATRAAFADGGWFRSGDIATRDPEGHLFIVDRAKDMFISGGENVYPAEVEGVLAEHPGVAEAAVVGVPDGTWGEVGHAFVIPRGDVVVTGEGLRGFLLGRLAKYKIPRYFDVVEELPRTGSGKIRKADLRARAAR, via the coding sequence ATGCGCAACGCCGGACTGGGCGGCTGGCCCGCCCGCCGCGCCCTCATGACCCCGGACCACCCGGCGTTCGTCTTCGGCGGGCGCAGCCTCACCTACGCCGGCGTGCACGAGCGCACCACCCGGCTCGCCGACCGGCTGCGGCGGGCCGGGGTGGCGGCCGGGGACCGGGTCGCCTACCTGGGGCCCAACCACCTCGCCTTTCCCGAGACCCTGTTCGCCGCGCACCTGCTCGGCGCCGTCTTCGTGCCGCTCAACTTCCGCCTGGCCGCGCCCGAGGTCGCGTACATGCTGGCCGACTCGGGCGCGACCGCGCTGGTCTACGCGCCCGAGTGCGCCGCCGCCGTACGCGCGCTCGACGGCACCCCCGCCACCGTCGTGGCGCTCGCCGATCCCGCGCCCGGCGAGCACGCGTACGAGGAGTGGCTCGCGCAGGGCCGCGCGGACGGCACCATCGACGTGCCGGTGACCCTCGACGACCCGGCCCTGATCCTCTACACCTCGGGCACCACCGGACGCCCCAAGGGCGCCGTGCTCACCCACGGCAACCTGGTCTGGAACTGCTACAACATGCTCGTCGGCGTGGACCTGCGCAGCGACGAGGTGACGCTGGTCAGCGCCCCGCTCTTCCACGTGGCCGCGCTGAACCAGACGCTGCTGCCCACGTTCCTCAAGGGCGGCCGCTCGGTGATCATGCCCTCGTGGGACGTGGACCGCTGCTACGACCTCATCGCCGAGCACCGCGTCACCTGGATGTTCGGCGTCACCACGATGTTCGCCGCGCTGGCCCGCTCGCCCCGCTGGGCGGGCGCCGACCTGTCGTCCGTACGCACCCTGATGGCGGGGGGCGCGCCCGTGCCGCCTGCGCTCATCCGCACCTACCAGGAGCGCGGGCTGGTGTTCTGCCAGGGGTACGGGCTCACCGAGACCTCCCCGGGCGCCACCTTCCTGGAGCCGAGCCAGAGCCTGCGCAAGGCCGGCTCCGCCGGCGTGCCGGTCTTCTTCGCCGACGTGCGCGTGGTCCGCCCCGACCTCACCGACACCTCTCCCGGTGAGCCCGGCGAGGTGCTCATCAAGGGGCCGAACGTCACCCCCGGCTACTGGAACAATCCCTCGGCCACCCGGGCCGCCTTCGCCGACGGCGGCTGGTTCCGCTCCGGGGACATCGCGACCCGGGACCCGGAGGGGCATCTGTTCATCGTGGACCGGGCCAAGGACATGTTCATCTCCGGGGGTGAGAACGTGTATCCGGCTGAGGTGGAGGGTGTGCTGGCCGAGCATCCGGGTGTGGCGGAGGCGGCGGTGGTGGGGGTGCCGGATGGCACTTGGGGGGAGGTGGGGCACGCCTTCGTGATCCCGCGTGGTGACGTCGTGGTCACGGGTGAGGGGTTGCGGGGGTTTCTGCTGGGGCGGCTGGCCAAGTACAAGATCCCGCGCTACTTCGACGTGGTGGAGGAGTTGCCGCGCACCGGCTCCGGCAAGATCCGCAAAGCCGACCTCCGCGCCCGGGCCGCCCGCTGA
- a CDS encoding MFS transporter, with protein sequence MSNPTQLRRAVASSFLGSVIEYYDFLLYATASALVFGKVFFSNLSPLAATVASLGTFATGYLARPLGGVIFGHFGDRLGRKRMLVLTMTLMGVASTLIGVLPTYEQLGVLAPIALVLLRVVQGIAVGGEWGGAVLMSAEHASGRRGLWASFTNAGAPFGMLLSTAALNGSAALMDEQAFLSWGWRIPFLLSIVLLGIGLFVRSRVEETPVFASAASSSPGPRSAPLLDVLRNHPKALLLGIGVGLSPFVLQGTLTTFLVSYGVQAGFARQQVLNGLTLTSGLAVVGIIGWSALSDRVGRRPIVLAGAVAAAAYAFVIFPLADSGSVGLLTLALVLGQSIIHPMMYGPLAALYAELFATRSRYTGASLGYQIAGLGAGLAPLLFAQIQASTGGGGTGLISAVIAGFCLLTVVCTAALRETSRTDLGSAADLSVTR encoded by the coding sequence ATGTCCAACCCCACCCAGCTGCGCCGCGCCGTGGCCTCCAGCTTCCTCGGCAGCGTCATCGAGTACTACGACTTCCTCCTGTACGCCACCGCCTCCGCCCTGGTGTTCGGCAAGGTCTTCTTCTCCAACCTGAGCCCGCTGGCCGCCACGGTCGCCAGCCTGGGCACGTTCGCGACCGGCTACCTGGCGCGGCCTCTCGGCGGCGTCATCTTCGGACACTTCGGCGACCGGCTCGGCCGCAAGCGCATGCTGGTGCTGACCATGACGCTCATGGGCGTGGCCAGCACCCTGATCGGCGTGCTGCCGACGTACGAACAGCTCGGCGTCCTGGCCCCGATCGCGCTCGTGCTGCTGCGCGTGGTGCAGGGCATCGCGGTCGGCGGCGAGTGGGGCGGCGCGGTGCTCATGTCGGCCGAGCACGCGTCGGGCCGACGCGGCCTGTGGGCCAGCTTCACCAACGCCGGGGCGCCGTTCGGCATGCTGCTGTCCACGGCGGCGCTGAACGGCAGTGCCGCGCTCATGGACGAGCAGGCGTTCCTGAGCTGGGGCTGGCGCATCCCGTTCCTGCTGAGCATCGTGCTGCTGGGGATCGGCCTGTTCGTGCGGTCCCGGGTGGAGGAGACGCCCGTCTTCGCCTCCGCCGCGTCGTCGAGCCCCGGGCCGCGCTCGGCGCCGCTGCTGGACGTGCTGCGCAACCACCCCAAGGCGCTGCTGCTCGGCATCGGGGTCGGGCTGTCGCCGTTCGTGCTGCAGGGCACGCTGACCACGTTCCTCGTCTCGTACGGGGTGCAGGCCGGGTTCGCGCGGCAGCAGGTGCTCAACGGGCTCACGCTGACGTCGGGGCTGGCCGTCGTCGGCATCATCGGCTGGTCCGCGCTGTCGGACCGGGTGGGCCGCCGCCCGATCGTGCTGGCCGGCGCGGTGGCCGCCGCCGCGTACGCGTTCGTGATCTTCCCGCTGGCCGACTCCGGCAGCGTCGGACTGCTCACGCTCGCGCTCGTGCTCGGGCAGTCGATCATCCATCCCATGATGTACGGGCCGCTCGCCGCGCTGTACGCCGAGCTGTTCGCCACCCGCAGCCGCTACACCGGCGCCTCGCTCGGCTACCAGATCGCCGGGCTCGGCGCGGGTCTGGCCCCGCTGCTGTTCGCCCAGATCCAGGCCTCCACCGGAGGCGGCGGCACCGGGCTGATCTCCGCCGTCATCGCCGGGTTCTGCCTGCTGACCGTGGTGTGCACGGCGGCGCTGCGCGAGACGAGCCGTACCGATCTGGGCTCCGCCGCCGATCTCAGCGTCACCCGCTAG
- a CDS encoding MaoC family dehydratase: MTITANGLTEIKALAGRDLGHTGWLEIGQDRVNTFADATDDHQWIHVDAVRAKEGPFGGPIAHGYLTLALVIPLFNELLEIRGVKMGINYGLDKVRFPAPVKVGARIRLAGRVAEVEDVPGGGVQTHMDFTVEIEGEPKPACVARAIYRHYA, translated from the coding sequence ATGACCATCACCGCGAACGGCCTGACCGAGATCAAAGCCCTGGCCGGCCGGGACCTCGGCCACACCGGCTGGCTGGAGATCGGCCAGGACCGGGTGAACACCTTCGCCGACGCCACCGACGACCACCAGTGGATCCACGTGGACGCCGTCCGCGCCAAGGAGGGCCCGTTCGGCGGCCCGATCGCGCACGGCTACCTCACGCTCGCCCTGGTCATCCCGCTCTTCAACGAGCTGCTGGAGATCCGGGGCGTCAAGATGGGCATCAACTACGGCCTGGACAAGGTGCGCTTCCCCGCCCCGGTCAAGGTCGGCGCCAGGATCCGGCTGGCCGGCCGGGTCGCCGAGGTCGAGGACGTGCCCGGCGGCGGCGTCCAGACGCACATGGACTTCACCGTCGAGATCGAGGGCGAGCCCAAGCCCGCCTGCGTCGCCCGCGCCATCTACCGCCACTACGCCTGA
- a CDS encoding amidohydrolase family protein, whose translation MNLDELTAIDVHTHAEVSRSGHTSLSPELFGASADYFGSHEQPTIDQLAAYYRERRMAAVVFTVDAEHATGHPRIPNEEIAEDCAKHTDVLIPFASVDPHKGRAGAREARRLVTEHGVKGFKFHPSIQGFDPNDRLAHPLYEVIEELGAIALFHTGQTGIGAGVPGGAGVRLRHSNPMLIDDVAVDFPHLKIILAHPSFPWQDEALAVATHKPSVYIDLSGWSPKYFPPQLVRYANTLLKDKVLFGSDYPVITPDRWLKDFAALDIKPEVRPKILKDNAARLLGLKESAQ comes from the coding sequence GTGAACCTCGACGAGCTCACCGCCATCGACGTGCACACGCACGCCGAGGTCTCCAGGAGCGGGCACACGTCGCTGAGCCCCGAGCTGTTCGGCGCCTCCGCCGACTACTTCGGCTCGCACGAGCAGCCCACGATCGACCAGCTCGCCGCCTACTACCGCGAGCGGAGGATGGCGGCGGTGGTGTTCACCGTGGACGCCGAGCACGCCACCGGCCATCCGCGCATTCCCAACGAGGAGATCGCCGAGGACTGCGCCAAGCACACCGACGTGCTGATCCCGTTCGCCAGCGTCGACCCGCACAAGGGCCGCGCGGGCGCTCGCGAGGCGCGCCGCCTGGTCACCGAGCACGGCGTCAAGGGCTTCAAGTTCCACCCCAGCATCCAGGGCTTCGACCCCAACGACCGGCTCGCCCATCCGCTGTACGAGGTGATCGAGGAGCTGGGCGCGATCGCGCTGTTCCACACCGGGCAGACCGGCATCGGCGCGGGCGTGCCGGGCGGGGCCGGGGTGCGGCTGCGGCACTCCAACCCGATGCTCATCGACGACGTCGCCGTGGACTTCCCGCACCTGAAGATCATCCTGGCGCACCCGTCGTTCCCCTGGCAGGACGAGGCCCTGGCCGTCGCCACCCACAAGCCGTCCGTCTACATCGACCTGTCCGGCTGGTCGCCGAAGTACTTCCCGCCCCAGCTCGTCCGCTACGCCAACACCCTGCTCAAGGACAAGGTGCTGTTCGGCTCCGACTACCCGGTGATCACCCCGGACCGCTGGCTCAAGGACTTCGCCGCCCTCGACATCAAGCCCGAGGTCCGCCCCAAGATCCTCAAGGACAACGCCGCCCGCCTGCTCGGACTCAAGGAGAGTGCGCAATGA
- a CDS encoding SDR family oxidoreductase, which translates to MAVVTGAGRGLGRAYAEALAAAGAAVVVNDVDATTAAEAAAAIAEAGGRAVAAPGAVGGTEVAERLVSTAVEEFGRLDVLVTNAGVLRDRVLWKMSDEDFDTVVDVHLRGTFSCARAAATRLREQGDGGRLILISSPAGQRGNFGQTNYAAAKAGIVAMARTWAMELARANVTVNAVVPVAATEMTRTIPAFAPILEEAERTGAPLPGWLRRDEGLGTVEDVAGLIVYLASDASREVTGQAIGIGGDKLALWSHPAEKTVAYAEGGWSADAIAAAWDEFEPETYGIPAPKVPAP; encoded by the coding sequence GTGGCTGTGGTCACCGGTGCCGGTCGCGGTCTCGGCCGCGCGTACGCCGAGGCGCTGGCCGCAGCCGGCGCGGCCGTGGTGGTCAACGACGTGGACGCCACCACGGCGGCAGAGGCGGCCGCGGCGATCGCGGAGGCGGGCGGCAGGGCCGTGGCCGCGCCGGGAGCGGTCGGCGGCACGGAGGTGGCCGAGCGGCTGGTGAGCACGGCCGTCGAGGAGTTCGGCCGGCTCGACGTGCTGGTGACCAACGCCGGCGTCCTGCGCGACCGGGTGTTGTGGAAGATGTCGGACGAGGACTTCGACACGGTCGTCGACGTGCACCTGCGCGGCACGTTCAGCTGCGCCAGGGCGGCGGCCACCCGGCTGCGCGAGCAGGGCGACGGCGGGCGGCTGATCCTCATCTCCTCCCCCGCGGGGCAGCGCGGCAACTTCGGCCAGACCAACTACGCCGCCGCCAAGGCCGGCATCGTGGCCATGGCCCGCACCTGGGCGATGGAGCTGGCCAGGGCGAACGTCACGGTGAACGCGGTGGTGCCGGTCGCAGCCACCGAGATGACCAGGACCATCCCCGCGTTCGCGCCCATCCTGGAGGAGGCCGAGCGCACCGGCGCGCCGCTGCCCGGCTGGCTGCGCAGGGACGAGGGCCTAGGCACCGTCGAGGACGTGGCAGGGCTGATCGTCTACCTCGCCTCCGACGCGTCCAGGGAGGTGACCGGGCAGGCGATCGGGATCGGCGGCGACAAGCTGGCCCTCTGGTCGCACCCTGCCGAGAAGACCGTGGCCTACGCCGAGGGCGGCTGGAGCGCCGACGCCATCGCGGCGGCCTGGGACGAGTTCGAGCCGGAGACGTACGGCATCCCCGCGCCCAAGGTGCCGGCGCCGTGA
- a CDS encoding PaaX family transcriptional regulator: MTFREGDDLPHAPSTRPQSLMFSFLGVYVLGRDVAVYSGSVIDVFARLGVTEEAVRSTLTRMVKRGLLARHRSGRRTYFGLTAHATAVLDDGRRRMWETGAVNRDWDGAWTLVGFSLPDDRRATRHDLRSQLSWAGFGLLQSGMWIAPGVKDVRAIVAELGLREHVTVLTARAAGPTESADLVRKAFDTGQIAARYHAFLDRWDVPDPQAALPDDLARQLLLHTDWLQLVRQDPHLPAEHLPPDWPAIRAEQVTRTLAGAYEQPARELAAKVLDELPVRA, from the coding sequence GTGACTTTCCGCGAGGGAGACGACCTGCCTCACGCCCCGTCCACGCGCCCCCAGTCGCTGATGTTCAGCTTCCTCGGCGTCTACGTGCTGGGCCGCGACGTCGCCGTGTACTCGGGCAGCGTCATCGACGTCTTCGCCCGCCTCGGCGTGACCGAGGAGGCGGTGCGCTCCACGCTCACGCGTATGGTCAAGCGGGGGCTGCTGGCGCGGCACCGTTCGGGGCGCAGGACGTACTTCGGGCTCACCGCGCACGCCACGGCCGTCCTGGACGACGGGCGGCGGCGCATGTGGGAGACCGGCGCCGTCAATCGCGACTGGGACGGGGCCTGGACCCTGGTCGGTTTCTCCCTGCCCGACGACCGCCGCGCCACCCGCCACGACCTGCGCTCCCAGCTCAGCTGGGCGGGGTTCGGGCTGCTGCAGAGCGGGATGTGGATCGCTCCCGGCGTCAAGGACGTGCGGGCCATCGTGGCCGAGCTGGGGCTGCGCGAGCACGTCACCGTGCTGACCGCCCGCGCCGCCGGCCCGACCGAGTCGGCCGACCTCGTGCGCAAGGCGTTCGACACCGGGCAGATCGCCGCCCGCTACCACGCCTTCCTCGACCGCTGGGACGTCCCTGACCCGCAGGCCGCGCTGCCCGACGACCTGGCGCGCCAGCTTCTGCTGCACACCGACTGGCTGCAGCTCGTCCGCCAGGACCCGCACCTGCCCGCCGAGCACCTGCCGCCCGACTGGCCCGCCATCCGGGCCGAACAGGTCACCCGCACGCTCGCCGGGGCGTACGAGCAGCCGGCGCGGGAGCTGGCCGCCAAGGTCCTGGACGAGCTGCCGGTGCGGGCCTGA
- a CDS encoding bacterial proteasome activator family protein: MEAEIGRVKEPARLLRVSTMARSLLDEARGLTLDEHARDQLQHIHTRVVEEIGDSVAPELREELERLLPTSSDLPTQAEIRIAQSQLVGWLEGVFQGIRIGLTLQQAAPPELPRPPGPRPPSGGAGPYL; the protein is encoded by the coding sequence GTGGAGGCCGAGATCGGGCGCGTCAAGGAGCCCGCGCGGCTGCTGCGTGTGAGCACCATGGCGCGGTCGCTGCTCGACGAGGCTCGCGGGCTGACGCTGGACGAGCACGCCCGCGACCAGTTGCAGCACATCCACACGCGGGTCGTCGAGGAGATCGGGGACTCCGTGGCGCCCGAGCTCAGGGAGGAGCTGGAGCGGTTGCTCCCCACCTCCTCCGACCTGCCGACCCAGGCCGAGATCCGGATCGCGCAGAGCCAGCTCGTGGGGTGGCTGGAGGGTGTCTTCCAGGGCATCCGGATCGGCCTCACCCTGCAGCAGGCCGCCCCGCCCGAGCTGCCCCGGCCCCCGGGTCCCCGGCCGCCCTCCGGCGGTGCCGGTCCTTACCTCTGA
- a CDS encoding serine hydrolase domain-containing protein, which yields MSEIHGVCEPRFSAVREAFSRNFDEGRELGASVTVYQRGRAVVDLWGGQAALDAAWQQDTITLLASATKGLVAAAAMLLVDRGLLDLDAPIAEYWPEFAAGGKGDIPLRWVLGHRSGVVTVDPPLTLLDIEGVTAVSDALAAAVPAWEPGRAHGYHCLTMGWLVGEVIRRVTGVSVQRYFAAEIAGPLGLDLHIGLPDARDRRLADLVPPTAEQLLQGRANPALAGLNRAICDPASLFHRSTFGSVALAGNPLAAASVPQAEIPSCGGAGNAAGLARMYAALVGEVDGIRLLRPETADRARTVEACGMDLVLRCHTSYGRGFMLPGGPMWPGDCSPTAFGHPGVTGVFAYADPDHELGFAYVPNRMTELIEGGDDRVRNLIEATHRSACA from the coding sequence TTGAGCGAGATCCACGGGGTGTGCGAGCCCAGGTTCAGCGCGGTGCGCGAGGCGTTCTCGCGCAACTTCGACGAAGGCCGGGAGCTGGGCGCCTCGGTGACCGTCTACCAGCGTGGCCGGGCCGTGGTCGACCTGTGGGGCGGGCAGGCGGCCCTGGACGCCGCGTGGCAGCAGGACACGATCACCCTCCTCGCCTCGGCCACCAAGGGGCTGGTGGCCGCCGCCGCGATGTTGCTCGTCGATCGCGGCCTGCTCGACCTCGACGCGCCGATCGCGGAGTACTGGCCGGAGTTCGCGGCGGGCGGCAAGGGCGACATCCCGCTGCGGTGGGTGCTGGGGCACCGGTCCGGGGTGGTGACCGTCGATCCGCCGCTGACGCTGCTGGACATCGAGGGGGTCACGGCGGTGAGCGACGCCCTGGCCGCCGCCGTGCCCGCGTGGGAGCCGGGACGGGCGCACGGCTACCACTGCCTGACCATGGGCTGGCTGGTCGGCGAGGTCATCCGGCGCGTCACCGGGGTGTCGGTGCAGCGCTACTTCGCCGCCGAGATCGCCGGCCCGCTGGGCCTGGACCTGCACATCGGCCTGCCCGACGCCCGTGACAGGCGGCTGGCGGACCTCGTGCCGCCCACCGCCGAGCAGCTCCTCCAGGGCCGCGCCAACCCCGCGCTGGCCGGCCTCAACCGGGCCATCTGCGACCCCGCGTCCCTCTTCCACCGCTCGACCTTCGGCAGCGTGGCCCTCGCGGGCAACCCCCTGGCCGCCGCCAGCGTGCCGCAGGCCGAGATCCCGTCCTGCGGCGGGGCGGGCAACGCGGCGGGGCTGGCCCGCATGTACGCGGCGCTCGTCGGCGAGGTGGACGGCATCCGCCTGCTACGCCCCGAGACGGCCGACCGGGCGCGGACCGTGGAGGCGTGCGGGATGGACCTGGTGCTGCGCTGCCACACGTCGTACGGCCGGGGGTTCATGCTGCCGGGCGGGCCCATGTGGCCGGGTGACTGCTCTCCCACGGCCTTCGGGCATCCGGGGGTCACGGGGGTGTTCGCCTATGCCGATCCGGATCACGAGCTGGGGTTCGCCTACGTGCCCAACCGGATGACGGAGCTGATCGAGGGCGGCGACGACCGGGTCAGGAACCTGATCGAAGCCACCCACCGCTCCGCCTGCGCCTGA
- a CDS encoding substrate-binding domain-containing protein: protein MGAWPGLEERPEIARSARDWLAKLALVAAGCGPTTVPAVLEAVLEAVVPPGVRVLPVRGGPQERRRLLLARMPGPMPEAAACLARVLREAALAPGTVTPP, encoded by the coding sequence ATGGGCGCCTGGCCCGGCCTGGAGGAGCGGCCCGAGATCGCGCGCTCCGCCCGCGACTGGCTGGCCAAGCTGGCTCTCGTGGCCGCCGGGTGCGGGCCGACCACCGTGCCGGCCGTGCTGGAGGCCGTGCTGGAGGCCGTGGTGCCGCCGGGCGTGCGGGTCCTGCCGGTGCGCGGCGGGCCTCAGGAGCGGCGCCGCCTCCTGCTGGCCAGGATGCCGGGGCCGATGCCCGAGGCCGCCGCCTGCCTGGCGCGGGTGCTCCGCGAGGCCGCGCTGGCTCCCGGTACGGTCACGCCCCCTTGA
- a CDS encoding GTP-binding protein: MGYAVSEPGTTRAPSALAIKILIAGGFGVGKTTMVGTISEIRPLHTEELLSDRGIGVDDISGVESKTTTTVALDFGRITIRDGLWLYLFGTPGQDRFWFMWDELALGALGAVVLADTRRLQDCFPAVDYFEQRGIPFVVAVNCFDGARRYEPGKVRRALGLSEHIPIVLCDVRRRSSVKEVLTTLVTYAVKGA, translated from the coding sequence ATGGGCTACGCAGTCTCTGAGCCTGGTACGACCAGAGCTCCCTCCGCCCTGGCCATCAAGATCCTCATCGCGGGCGGCTTCGGGGTCGGCAAGACCACCATGGTCGGCACCATCAGCGAGATCCGGCCGCTGCACACCGAGGAGTTGCTGAGCGACCGCGGCATCGGGGTGGACGACATCTCGGGCGTGGAGTCCAAGACCACCACGACCGTGGCGCTGGACTTCGGCCGCATCACCATCCGCGACGGGCTGTGGCTGTACCTGTTCGGGACGCCGGGGCAGGACCGCTTCTGGTTCATGTGGGACGAGCTGGCCCTGGGCGCGCTCGGGGCCGTCGTGCTCGCCGACACCCGCCGGCTGCAGGACTGCTTCCCGGCGGTGGACTACTTCGAGCAGCGCGGGATCCCGTTCGTGGTGGCGGTGAACTGCTTCGACGGCGCCCGCCGCTACGAGCCGGGCAAGGTGCGGCGGGCGCTCGGGCTGAGCGAGCACATCCCGATCGTGCTGTGCGACGTGCGGCGGCGCTCGTCGGTCAAGGAGGTGCTCACGACGCTCGTCACGTACGCGGTCAAGGGGGCGTGA
- a CDS encoding DUF742 domain-containing protein has translation MTGEDPGPLIRLYGLTGGRARPQGESFDLVAIVMTAGDFPQPADLFPEHRAVLSLCRRPTPVADVAAHLRLPINITRVILGDLRRDGLISIERPRPVAQTIDERIYREVLDGLRSL, from the coding sequence ATGACAGGGGAGGATCCCGGGCCGCTGATCCGGCTCTACGGGCTGACCGGGGGCCGGGCGCGTCCGCAGGGCGAGTCGTTCGACCTCGTGGCCATCGTCATGACGGCCGGCGACTTCCCCCAGCCCGCGGACCTGTTCCCCGAGCATCGCGCGGTGCTGTCGCTGTGCCGCAGGCCCACTCCGGTGGCCGACGTCGCGGCGCATCTCAGGCTGCCCATCAACATCACCCGCGTGATCCTCGGCGATCTGCGGCGGGACGGCCTGATCAGCATCGAGCGCCCGCGCCCTGTCGCGCAGACCATCGACGAACGCATCTACAGGGAAGTGCTGGATGGGCTACGCAGTCTCTGA
- a CDS encoding roadblock/LC7 domain-containing protein codes for MPDPRSELSWLLDDLIQRVPGIRHAIVLSADGLSMGSSHGLTREDAEHLSAISAGSHSLALGAGRHFGMGGVRQTIIELEEGFLFVTAAGQGARLAVLATADAELGMVTYEMALMVKRVGEHLSANPRGAAPAPAWNGARP; via the coding sequence ATGCCTGACCCCAGAAGCGAACTGAGCTGGCTGCTCGACGACCTCATCCAGCGTGTGCCCGGCATCCGGCACGCCATCGTGCTGTCCGCCGACGGGCTGTCCATGGGCAGCTCCCACGGCCTGACCAGGGAGGACGCCGAGCACCTGTCCGCCATCTCCGCCGGCAGCCACAGCCTCGCCCTGGGGGCGGGGCGGCACTTCGGGATGGGTGGCGTCCGGCAGACGATCATCGAGTTGGAGGAGGGCTTCCTCTTCGTCACCGCCGCGGGGCAGGGGGCTCGGCTGGCGGTCCTGGCCACGGCCGACGCCGAGCTGGGCATGGTCACCTACGAGATGGCGCTGATGGTCAAGCGGGTCGGCGAGCACCTGTCCGCGAATCCGAGGGGAGCGGCACCGGCACCTGCCTGGAACGGCGCGAGACCATGA